From Quercus lobata isolate SW786 chromosome 1, ValleyOak3.0 Primary Assembly, whole genome shotgun sequence, one genomic window encodes:
- the LOC115955745 gene encoding uncharacterized protein LOC115955745 — protein sequence MRPARVLSVAQLPVEESQPVLKRTRMSFRLVLSFSEEDKIGTIQPPDDALLITLRIGDYDVKRVMVDGGSAAKVMYLDLYKGLGLKLEGLMPYNSPLMSFDGKLVIPMGMIRLPIQTSPEIVEVNFIVVDTYSPYTAIIGRPWLHTLGAVASSLHQKVKFPSGDQVFEMHGCQPTARQCVVAAVSYRLDIESSASAEKNL from the coding sequence ATGCGCCCTGCACGAGTATTATCGGTGGCTCAACTGCCTGTCGAGGAGTCCCAACCAGTGCTGAAAAGGACCAGAATGAGCTTTCGTCTCGTTTTGAGTTTTTCGGAGGAAGACAAGATTGGGACCATCCAACCCCCCGACGATGCGCTGCTAATCACCCTCAGAATCGGGGACTACGATGTTAAAAGAGTGATGGTGGATGGCGGCAGCGCGGCTAAGGTTATGTACCTCGACCTATACAAGGGGTTGGGGTTAAAACTAGAGGGCTTGATGCCCTACAACTCCCCTCTGATGAGCTTCGACGGGAAGCTTGTCATTCCAATGGGCATGATTAGGCTGCCCATCCAGACTAGCCCGGAGATAGTGGAGGTGAATTTCATCGTGGTGGACACTTACTCTCCCTATACAGCCATCATTGGTAGGCCCTGGCTCCATACCTTAGGGGCTGTTGCTTCCTCGTTACACCAGAAGGTGAAATTCCCGTCAGGGGACCAAGTCTTTGAAATGCATGGTTGCCAACCCACAGCGAGGCAATGCGTGGTAGCGGCCGTCTCATATCGGCTCGATATAGAGTCATCGGCCTCCGCTGAGAAGAATTTATAG